The DNA window AGACAGACTCCACAATCATCTATCACAGTCTATCAGTGTCAGTATTCAGTATCATAGCAGTTGGATGGGCATTTCAAGACAAAAGTACATTCAGTATTCAGTAAGACTTATCTGGCTATTCTTGGCAGATCTTCACATGCTGGTTTGCTCTCAAATGACTGTGCACAGTTGTGTTAGGCTTCCATTGatttttcaaaacattttctcATATTTCCAGCAGTTAGAAACATCAGAATTGATGTAGGGCAATTCCCATTCCTATCAgtcatatatatacacagtgcAGGCAGGTGATTAATtggattttaatttcagttatgatTTCTGTTTCCACCAATTATGAAAACATTGGGGGAAACAAATTACTCTGAGCTATTTCAAAATTACTGtaagtatttatttgttattcagTTATTTGTTGTTCCATTTGGATTGTGTGTAAAGTCAAAGTATTTTTGAGCGACaatgcacaaaaaaatgtatctcACAAGAGAAAATGATGTCTTGTACCAGATTCATTCATGAGCCAATTTTCATCTGAATTCTCTGGGCTGCTACACACAATaaatcagacagaaaatgtAAGGTACAAGTAGAGTAGTATAACCCCTTCAGTCACCGTGCACACGATTGTGTACATCGCTTTCTATTgttatatattgtactgtaatattcattttctgacatatCCTACCTAAAAAAGATTGCATAGAcagaagatgatttttttcccacctaTATTCCTGTATCGTGACCAAAGGGAataatgaaatatgaaaaaaaaaagccagaaaacCCTCTAgccccattcacacccacaaaacacatacacacaataaaaCCTTCATATTCACTCACATCAGATGTTAAATCAGACACTTTATCACTTTACTACTGTATattactgcactgcattgttTGCACATCTGCCTCTACACTAATGACCATCCATCTGTATATGTATATTGCCCTACCGGACTCATTCATATCCCtgtattctttgttttgttttccttgttttcagAGCACTAAGCCCCTGCAGCttagtatagtttgtataaTAGTATAGTTTGTTAGTCTGTATTGTTAGCATAGTTTGTATAATTTATACCTCCATTGTTTGGATTCTATTTATTGCACATGTTAAGCTTTATTGatcctttgggatcaataaagtatctatctatctatctatctatctatctatctatctatctacacaGTAAAATCCTGAGTGTCAAATAAGCAGTgtcagaacatgtaaactctatAAGAGTCAGTTCAACACCAGTGGGTGTAAAATGCCTCCTTATGTTCTGCAGTGTTGGTGTAAATATTCAGagttaaaacaggttttttaaaaataactctttACAGTGTAACTTGTCAagtgttaaaggaaatgcacTCGGTTAGAGTTACTAAAACACTATAATGCAGTGTTAATGAAAATTCTCCAAACTGAGTGTAAAAAAGTACTCTGAAAAGCTCCGCCCCCTTGCACTTTGTGCCAGACCGAAGAGAATTTTATCGGCGCCATTTTCAACTTCTCCGCCTTGCTGGAAAAGTCTCGGtaagtttcctcaatttttcatttttttcctgaattttcACTGTCGTTACACTCAAAGCAGCATATTAAAATAACATGGTtcttcagacagaaaaaaatatgcttttcaCGTGACAGATGTTTGAGGAGTTGTTAGCTAGCTTAAACCTTCAAAATGTTATCCTATATTTagcattaaataaagatggcatTTTAGACATAAAATTGCATTAACGGGTCACTACGCTTCCAAACGTTGATAGGAACCTATAAAATATACTTCAGGGCTGATTTTGGGAATTGACTTCAGACACCTGCCTCGAGCTCCCCCGGGTTATGTTTTCAATTTGCCTCGGGGGAAACTCCTTCTGCGGGAGCTGCGGTTCCTCTGAAACAGCATGAAATGTATCGTCGGTGTTAATTAAATCTCAGCTATTTCTACTTTTTAATGGTATTCTATTAAAGTTATGCTTGTTACTATCAACGAACATGAAATCGTCCTCAGATGAATATCAAATGATCAACTAcgtttgtggtttgtttaaagTAATTCTTGAGTCAAAACAGTGTTTTAGTCGTTGATCGCCAGGCGCTGAGACGCCCTTGCACTGGGCTGAGAAAATCGGTTTACTTTCAGAATTCTGCTGTCACAGCATTTAGCAGACAGGAGCACACCCCGCGGACTCCAcaccggctagatcgctgctaTTATTGCTGCTTGCTTCATACACACCTAAAGAGGCGGAGCCCTTACTGAgacgtgagctcaggtggagcaaaaggagacgtttttctagcatccaaaagaagcccccccccccgaaccACCCACTATTAAACGTTTACTGGGAAGCAGCTGGAAGTCctccatcaaccacctgatcagcaagtgaagaaaagacaactttgtagctgcttcatccaccctgtttgtttcacacagggaaaaactgctgtacggaagttaaaatatgcagatgaactgtaattcttatccaattacttcaGTAATCAATGGAATTATCGATAGAATACTTAATTACTaaagttgcagccctaatttaaTTTGCTCCTTTAGGACAGCACCACCACAACATGTGAGAGAGATGTATGCTCAAGGCATGATTGAAAAGTTCCCAAACCTGCGTGATCCTTATTCCAAAAATGGATATGTAAGTATTAAATCCAATATCCAAGTTGTTTTAAATTCTTTATCTTTTGACCCAAATGCTGCCTTTCTAATAAAATAGCCTGTTAACCTATTTTAAAGGAAGATTTCTATTATGGTTAAAGTGGCTACTTAGCATGGAGGCTTAAAACCATCCAGAGGAAGAGCACCTTATCAGAGGGGAGAAGATCATCATGTCAGCTGACTGGGTGTGGACCAACAGCCAGAGGAGATGCTTCATTTAACCCTGAGGTGACCCTAAGAGAAGAGCCATATAAGGAAGCTAATTCCTTCATGAAATACTCTTCTGATGAGGCCGCCATCAGgaacaaaatgaagatgatgtttgATTACCGTTGCAAGATGGTCCTGGACGAAAACAGATCATCCAGCGTCTTGACTGAATTTCCTCGCTTCAGAGATGTCAGAGGCTTGGTAATTCAGCATTTTACACAAATAGCCTGTTGATGTACAATTGTGTGTTCATAAGTGAATTGACTtgttctctaaaatgaaaaccttCTAAAATAGCTATACATCTCATTTTGGGCAAACTCCACACTTTACTTTTGATGCTTTACCTAAGTAGGTTtggtcaaaaaaattaaatcaaagaagTTAGTTTCTGATCATGAGTTGATCACACAATCCAGTaagatctttgttttttaaattaataacctCTTTAAACAAACCTGCCCCTGAAATAAAGGCCTGGAGATGAATTGGCTTTGTGTTATATTGCAATAAGCTCTTTTTCCATATGTTTAGATTGATCAAGACTTCATTCTGGAATTTGGAGAAGATGTAGCTTCCAGGTTTTTGGAGAGGTTAGTGCCaacgtttttttttcccccataaacTGCAAACATTCGTTTTATATTggaatacatttgtttttattttacataatttttcaACATGGTAGTGTATGGTTTGCAGTGATTATTttcaatgtgttttttattatttttgatgagTGTTGTACTTCTTGTCTTATTTTCTGTGCTCAAttaatagaatgccttttactTTAGGTGGCCGACTGTTTTCAAGCATAAAGTGATCCAGCAGAGCAAGACTCTCCCTACCTCAACCGACCTTGAAGAAGTGATCTACTGTGCTGAAGGAGCTTCAAGTGAGGAGGAACTGGATGAGACCCTTACCTCTGGTAGTTTTATTCTGTAGGACTTAAACCTAAGTATTAATAGTAGCTGGAGGAATTGtaaagaattttttatttaattgaattttctattggatttctttatgtttcgGCTTTAAAGGAATAgccttctaattttttttctttattttcatgttctgtGTTATTTCTGTTCTCACAGGCTGGGACAGTGATCTTGCTTCCATCATTCTCCTGTTCCACCTGATTCCTCCTTCCTGTCAGGGTTACAAAAGACGTGGGAAGGTTTCTCCATCCCAGGATGAGGAGCACCATGTGGTCTTCCAGAAGGTTTGTAATGTATGTTAATTTTTGCAACAACTATTACCTGttccctttctcctcttttgcTATGATTCTTTTCatatatgaaatggattctgttttaaaattatatggAACCAATTTCATTCCTTTTATTGCTATGTATTCTTCTATTTGGGGGCAGAGAGTGTTGGTTAGGTGTTGATTTGAACTTTGACAGGGAAAGCTTCTGGCAGTTTTTGACAGAAATTTTAAATCCcacttatttttcctttttttcatacttAGAGTGGAACAAGTGTCCAGGAACATGCTGATGCCATGAACTCCACTACGCAGCCCTACCCACTTGCTGTTGGGACAAAGAGGAGCACCATTCATGAGTTCTTCATTGTTCTGGACAAGCAGGTCGTACCATGCAAGTCAGCCAGCTCACTTGGAGCTTTTGATGAAATTTTTCACTTCGTATTTGGAACTGTTTATAATCAAATGCTCCACAACATGTACGTCTTGGAACTTGGAGAGTTAAAGGAAGGTGCTGAAATTGCTTCAGAACTTTGTAGtgaacactctctctctccatgtcaAACACAAAATTACTTTCAACTGGGGCTACAGAATTTCATCGGCAACAACATATTCCTAATTGGTCACTGGTAATCTAAAGATCTAatttgaaaagcttttgtgtAAAATTTTATGTGA is part of the Archocentrus centrarchus isolate MPI-CPG fArcCen1 chromosome 22, fArcCen1, whole genome shotgun sequence genome and encodes:
- the LOC115772878 gene encoding uncharacterized protein LOC115772878 isoform X1, giving the protein MDIGYLAWRLKTIQRKSTLSEGRRSSCQLTGCGPTARGDASFNPEVTLREEPYKEANSFMKYSSDEAAIRNKMKMMFDYRCKMVLDENRSSSVLTEFPRFRDVRGLIDQDFILEFGEDVASRFLERWPTVFKHKVIQQSKTLPTSTDLEEVIYCAEGASSEEELDETLTSGWDSDLASIILLFHLIPPSCQGYKRRGKVSPSQDEEHHVVFQKVCNSGTSVQEHADAMNSTTQPYPLAVGTKRSTIHEFFIVLDKQVVPCKSASSLGAFDEIFHFVFGTVYNQMLHNMYVLELGELKEGAEIASELCSEHSLSPCQTQNYFQLGLQNFIGNNIFLIGHW
- the LOC115772878 gene encoding uncharacterized protein LOC115772878 isoform X2; this translates as MDIGYLAWRLKTIQRKSTLSEGRRSSCQLTGCGPTARGDASFNPEVTLREEPYKEANSFMKYSSDEAAIRNKMKMMFDYRCKMVLDENRSSSVLTEFPRFRDVRGLIDQDFILEFGEDVASRFLERWPTVFKHKVIQQSKTLPTSTDLEEVIYCAEGASSEEELDETLTSGWDSDLASIILLFHLIPPSCQGYKRRGKVSPSQDEEHHVVFQKSGTSVQEHADAMNSTTQPYPLAVGTKRSTIHEFFIVLDKQVVPCKSASSLGAFDEIFHFVFGTVYNQMLHNMYVLELGELKEGAEIASELCSEHSLSPCQTQNYFQLGLQNFIGNNIFLIGHW
- the LOC115772878 gene encoding uncharacterized protein LOC115772878 isoform X3, translated to MKYSSDEAAIRNKMKMMFDYRCKMVLDENRSSSVLTEFPRFRDVRGLIDQDFILEFGEDVASRFLERWPTVFKHKVIQQSKTLPTSTDLEEVIYCAEGASSEEELDETLTSGWDSDLASIILLFHLIPPSCQGYKRRGKVSPSQDEEHHVVFQKVCNSGTSVQEHADAMNSTTQPYPLAVGTKRSTIHEFFIVLDKQVVPCKSASSLGAFDEIFHFVFGTVYNQMLHNMYVLELGELKEGAEIASELCSEHSLSPCQTQNYFQLGLQNFIGNNIFLIGHW